taaaattaatgtagtttgacatttcTTTCCCTACCATGGTGCAATACAAtgaagttgcagttttacaaggtcttttgccctCTCTGCCTAAGAGTGCTCCGAAACTAAAACACACtgtattccatagcatagagctatggcagttaaagtagtgtcaaactgcactaattttaTATTGCAGATGCACATGTGATGGCTTTATTCGAGAAGAATGCTAGAGTTTCCAGTAGTTGTAAATACGTGCTCCTTGTTTCTTCTTCTCTGCAGTTGACGTAGAACTTGAAGATGGGCTCTCTCTTAGCGGGCATGGCCTTCCATCATCATACACGGCTAAATCCTTCCACCTCCATTGGGGAGATGGCGTCTCCAAGCCAGGCTCTGAGCACACAATTGACAGTAAACGCTACTCTATGGAGGTCAGGACCTATTCTTCTCCTTCCAGTGACTTGGGGCTCCCTCCTTTGATGCTTGAAATACCTTCAAGGTCTTTCTTGGGATGATTCCTCCCTCTGCAGGTTTCCCTATTCGAACAGTAAGCGGAGCTTGGAAATGTTTATTTGaagactagaactcccagaatcccccagccaagcATAGCATTGCCATTCAGAACTATTGGGGTCAATCAAACTAATTCAGAGCTTGGAATCTTTCCCCCCTCATTCATTTTtcggcctctctgagtacatctgcactgcggaattaatgcagtttgacgccacttgaactgccagggcttaatgttatggaatcttgggagttgtagtttggtgaagcaccagcaatcTTCGGCAGTGAaggctacaattcccataattccatagcattgacccagggcagttaaagtggtgttaaattgcatgaattctacaatgtagatgcaggcTATGATGAAGTCCCAGAATGTCCAAGCAAGCATGGCTACTGATGTCATCcaaattggggtggggggggggggtgggattaAGCTTTATTTTTGTTTGAGACAGAACTCTGGTAAGCGTAAAGAAGAAAGCAATATCAATGAAAGCAATTAACGCAGATAGATACAGTACATCTCAATTTTGTGTGAAGCATTCTTTGCAAAATACTGGATAACTTGTGGCACAGATTCTATATATACTTTGGGTTAATATATAGGTTTCCAAGCTAAAACCTGTTAGACGTGAAAAATGGCTCAGTAAATGAAAGAACCCATGATGACATGTAATGGTTTTAACATACCTACAAATGTGCCAAGCTAATCATGTTTTTGCCTTTCTCAGTTACATATTGTGCATACCAAAAACAACATGAATGTATCAGACGCCGTGAAGGACCCAGAAGGCATTGCTGTGTTGGGATTTTTTCTTGAGGTAAGGGAAAGAAAAATCGTGCCATCTCACAATATCTATTACAATATCAGCTTGTACCCATTTTGTAACATTTGGTTggtatatctacactgcagagttaacgcagtttgacaccacttcaaactGTCATTTAGAATGGAACCATGAGAGTTAGAGGGAAATCAGATAACTAGGTGTTGAAGACTTCTGGGCTCTTTCTTCACACTTCTTCAGTAATGCATCTGACCAATTTCCTTTTTGCATCAGGGCTCAGAGAAGGCTAAGTCAAAGGGAAAGACAGCCGAAGCCTGGGAAGAGTTTATTAAGAACCTCCATAAAGTCTCTGAAAAAGGTGAGTCTGTTGGCTAAGCCAAGGTTTCGCCCACTTCTGACAAGCCATATCCTACCATTTTCGCACTACAGATTTTAATCAATatgaaaacaatacaattattgcatgtggacaattacaagcatgtggacaatttcaacagaaaggagaaaaccatgaaaagaaATGAAGTCTGGCTTCTAAAATCAgaaagtgaataaagaacaacactcagaagacaggggaattccagacaagaaacaatcagggccagctaacacctcccaacgaaggattcctccaggcaggaagcagccaggctttgaaggtgcaagacTATTGAAggtgcaatgctaatcaaggtggccaattgcaacattcacacttacctcaaacagacaagagttctttcttccaccctggacattattccacagataaataaaccacacttgactagtttccaacagacctcacaacctctgaggatgcctgccatagatgtgggcaaaacggcaggaaagaatgcttctggaacatggccatacagtcgggaaacctcacagcaacccaatacaattATTATAATTTCCTTTAAGATGAACCTCATTTTACAAGAATACACTTTGCAATACATTGGTGATAGTTAACTTTAATACTGAACTAGAGACTTCTCAGTCGGAGCCATCATCaatctgttatttatttatttcgtgtcaaaagcattggtacagcaaatacatttcaaataatggaaataaaatagaaaagaaaagaaatcacaagcaactaaatagttttggaccaaaagcgggcaacagcaaccgcattgtctgtagctttaaacacctcctcctccgtacatgaggcagggcattgtgggcaagcatacatatgctgagttgtttgttcagctccacagtcacaaaaggtggaggattcctccaggtagtgccaccttgccaagttgtcttttgatctgcccactccacttctgagatttgctctaggaccctattcatttatctttttagcATGCAGTGGTATCCATAAAAATTTTCTCCAGCACTATATGTCAGGTGTGTTTATTTTCTTCCATGCCCATATATAAGAACCAGGGAAACACATTATTGTATGTAAAGGTAATACATGAACAGAttgatccaatgcttttggggatCAATCTGTTCATGTATTACCTTTACATACAATAATGTGTTTCCCTGGTTCTTATATATGAGCATGGAAGAAAATAAACACACCTGACATATAGTGCTGGAGAAAATTTTTATGGATACCACTGCATgctaaaaagataaatgaatagggtcctagagcaaatctcACCTGGACATTTGCTAGAAGCTAAAttgagggctcttctacactgctctttatcccaagatctgatcccagatttctgcattaaactggaatatatgagtacccactgccagataacatgggataaacagataatctggtatcaaaAGCTGGGATCCTGACCCTACCACaccactgtataaaatccacactgaactggattatatggcagtgtggactctgatcatccagttcaaagcagatattgtggattatctgcctcggGGGGgccctccacacagctgtataaactcccactatctgctttgaactgggttatatggctgtgtggactcagataacccagttcaaagcaagtacagtagagtctcacttatccaacataagcgggctggcagaatgttggataagcgaatatgttggataataaggagggattaaggaaaagtctattaaacatcaaattaggttatgattttacaaattaagcaccaaaacatcatgatatacaacaaatttgaaagtagtttaatacacagtaatgctatgtagtaattactgtatttacgaatttagcaccaaaatatcacgatgtattgaaaacattgactacaaaaatgcattggataatccagaacgttggataagcaagtgttagataagtgagactctactgcaggggtccccaaactaaggcccgggggccggatgcggccctccaaggtcatttacctggcccccaccctcagttttagacttcacaccaacaatcctacttaacctgactatctcattggccagaagcaggaccacacttcccattgaaatccttataggtttatgttggttaaaattgtttttatttttaaatattgtattgttatttcatttacagtagagtctcacttatccaacgttctggattatccaacgcatttttgtagtcaatgttttcaatatatcgtaatattttggtgctaaattcataaatacagtaattactacatagcattactgcgtattgaactactttttctgtcaaatttgttgtctaacatgatgttttggtgcttcatttgtaaaatcataacctaatttgatgtttaataggcttttccttaattccgccttattatccaacatattcgcttatccaacgttctgccggcccgtttatgttggataagtgagactctactgtactaatattgtgctatggtaacaattgaatatattgtgtatacatataatattgatacaaatattataatgtaatacaatataatactaacaattatacaatataataatattaattatacattatatattacatgtaatattactaataatattacggtagtggtataggacaatatagtaatatataatgctaatatgtgtgagagggtggggtataaatgtaataaataaataaaatagttgttgggttgttgtttttttttttgcactacaaataagacatgtgcagtgtgcataggaatttgtttgtatttttttcaaatgataattcggcccctcaacagcctgagggaccatgaaccggcccttcacttaaaaagtttgaggatccctgctctactgtattgtggattatctgccttgatattctgtgtggaagggccctgaggctctttaaagggatcttgtagcaccttaggtAGATGGTGACTGGTATATGGTATATGTCTTGTAGCTCAACAATTAGAGCTGatggggggaaactggtgccatttttggaatcagcaggtcaaatatacccagaaacgggGTTAACATTtgtggcaccaaaatgtgtgttggcaagTGTAATTATTGTTAATGTTGGCTTGGAGTTGATAAACATTTTTACAATGGCCAACTCTCCTTTTCCATGTCTAGACAAAGATGAAGATCTCACCAGCACCATCTCTCTGCTGGACCTGTTGGGCACTACGAACCTTACCTCCTATTACCGCTACCTCGGCTCCCTCACCACCCCGCAATGCAATGAAGCGGTCATCTGGACCATCTTTACGGACCCAATATTAGTGCCGCCTAAAGTGGTGAGTAGGGATGGAAAGCCACGATTAATTCATCTTTGTCTATGCAGATGAATGATTCCTACAGTTTCTTCTCTGCTGAGAGAGAAAACAATAATTCTGTGCCATTTTCTCTCCATACCTAAATGTCTTTccaaataaaaagagagagagagagagatgcctgAGTGTAGAAACACCCCTTCAGGAAAACAAAAGTTTTTCTATTAAGGAAAAACCATGCATCTTTTGCACAGAAAGGCCCTCCTGGGCAGTTTGGGGGGCTGTAAAATGCACAGAAAGaagagttaggtaaaggtaaaagttttcccctgacattaagtctagttgtgtccagctctgggggttggtgctcatctccatttctaagctgaagaaccagctttgtctgtagacaccttgaaggttatgtagccagcatgactgcatcaagcactgttaccttcctgccggattgctacctattgatctactcacatttgcatgtttttgaatgctagattggcagaagctggagctaacagcgggagctcaccccgctctccggattttattcatttatttatttacagtatttatattccgcccttctcaccccgaaggggactcagggcggatcacattatacacatatagggcaaacattcaatgcccataaacacatcaatcagagaccaagacagacagacgcagaggcaagttaaccttctcctgaggggatgttcgattctggccacaggggggagcagctgcttcagcaTCCACTCTGGCGGCACTTCCTCAtgccaggtcgtaaattagttaaccttgcctccccacctttttaataagtggtactttatttcctacttgatagatgcaactatcttttgggttgctaggtcagcaacgagcaggggctattttttgtttttttttaattgacgggtgctcaccccgccacgggctgccctcgaactcatgacctcatggtcagagtgatttattgcagctgctcagcagcctgcgccacagcccggccccgattcaaaccgccgacctttcggtcagaaagttcagcagcttagttgtttaatccgctgcaccaccgggggcttgaCAGAAGTTTTACTGTTCTATCATTTGTTTTTTCTCCTGAAAGGTTCTTTTTAGCTTTTTTTCAATTGGGGGCCAAATCAGTTTGGGggccaaaaaaaattaaaaattagcatgattttttttaaaaaaaagggtttGGGAGAGTTTTAAGGGTGAGCATTTGGGATTCAGAGGACCACATACACCCCACGCCTTCCCCATAAACTCAATGGTTTCTCCTGTTTTGCCACTTTCCCCAGACTgagtttatttttctctttctcttaatAGGTAGAAGCTTTCCCATCTGAGCTCCGTTCAAGTGATTCCTCCAGTGGGCCTCCAATAAAGAACAACTTCCGTCCCCTACAGAAAATCGGGGACCGGAAGGTGGAAAGGTCGGCTGGTTTGGGCTCTGCTGCCTCATTCCTCTCTCAGTCAGCCACGTTGCTTCTCTTCCTTTCCATCACTTCCCTGGCCGCCTCCTTTCCTGTCTAAAGGTTGGGAGAGGCAGGAGCAACAGGGAAAGGTGAGTTGGAAAGATCTTCAAAGAGTTCAAAGCTAAGCAACCGTCTTTCCTGTCCTCTCAGGAAACTCCCATTTTGTCTCCATTTGTCTATCAACCCAGCTGATCCAGTAGCAGAACGCTAATGGCAAGTGACACTAAAAGAGTGTGAGGTCCATTTTCCAACAAGAATAGGATTATGGAGGAGAAAAAGTTCCAACTTCTTGGCCTGTGTTTGGAAAGCAATTGCAGTCTGGCAAAACTAGAGCTGAAGTCAGACTTTCTGCTTGAAACTACTAGCTACGTCTTGAACAACATCCACAAtcttagggcttgtctacactgatgaACAAAgttataccatagaatcatagaattaaaaaagatcccagttcaaccccattctgccatgcaggaacacacaatcaaagcacccctgacagatggccatccagccactgcttaaaacTCCCTAGAAAAGGAGGCTCTTCCATtgtcccaggcagcatattccactgcaaaACAGCTCACTCTCTGAAGTTATTTTCCTACAatttggaatctcttttcttgcaatgcCCAACACCGTATTTTCCTGATCCACGTTTCCTGAGCCCTATAGTGACCCCTTAACAGCACACATATCACATCGTGGTAAGATGACAATATCCGGCCACACATTTCCACTTGGCGAATTCACCTCACTGTTAGTGAGTGGTTTGTATTTCAACTCCTTTGCATGATTTTCAATCACGTGGCTGTGGGTGCTCCACTTTTCCCCCTTCATCATACacacaaataaatgtattttctgtcAAGTGGacactaatatatatattaacactaatatatatgcaaatatttgcacaccttttttaaaaaattaaaaccaggaaaGAGCCACCTCTTGGTGGAAATGCTCACCACCCACCGCCGACTACTCCACCTGGGTGGATGGG
This sequence is a window from Anolis carolinensis isolate JA03-04 chromosome 6, rAnoCar3.1.pri, whole genome shotgun sequence. Protein-coding genes within it:
- the LOC103282121 gene encoding carbonic anhydrase 4, translating into MASVWVPAVLTVVLLLLGGSYSSTGGPWCYNEAHCGPNTWLSIGHCGGKRQSPINILSHDSILNSKLGAVNLTGYEDRKKLLEIKNTGKTVDVELEDGLSLSGHGLPSSYTAKSFHLHWGDGVSKPGSEHTIDSKRYSMELHIVHTKNNMNVSDAVKDPEGIAVLGFFLEGSEKAKSKGKTAEAWEEFIKNLHKVSEKDKDEDLTSTISLLDLLGTTNLTSYYRYLGSLTTPQCNEAVIWTIFTDPILVPPKVVEAFPSELRSSDSSSGPPIKNNFRPLQKIGDRKVERSAGLGSAASFLSQSATLLLFLSITSLAASFPV